A single region of the Papilio machaon chromosome 13, ilPapMach1.1, whole genome shotgun sequence genome encodes:
- the LOC106717825 gene encoding glutaryl-CoA dehydrogenase, mitochondrial, whose protein sequence is MALSLTKFPRVSSLLFNVNNLRALSTSLSNNSKVSFKWDDPLNLEGQLEEDEKAVSDTFKDYCNKKLLPRVIEANRKELFDREIYKEMGELGALGCTIKGYGCAGVSYVTYGLITRALDGVDSAYRSAMSVQSSLAMGAIYMYGTEEQKEKFLPRMATGELVGCFGLTEPDFGSDAGGLVTRAKYDSKSKCYILSGAKTWITNSPIADVLIVWAKDDENKVRGFIVERSQVKKGLDTPRIDGKFSLRASATGMILLDEVAIPEENLLPNVVGLKGPFGCLNNARYGIAWGALGAAETCLRIARQYTLDRKQFGRPLASNQLVQKKMADMITEISIGYQACLRVGRLKDKDLAAPEMISLIKRNNCGKALEIARVARDMLGGNGVSDEYHIIRHVMNLEAVNTYEGTHDIHALILGRAITGIPAFA, encoded by the coding sequence atggcGTTATCACTTACAAAATTTCCGAGAGTTTcatctcttttatttaatgtaaacaatttgaGAGCTTTAAGTACATCACTGTCTAATAATTCTAAAGTGAGTTTTAAATGGGATGACCCTCTAAATTTAGAAGGGCAATTAGAAGAAGATGAAAAAGCTGTAAGTGATACTTTTAaagattattgtaataaaaaattactgcCTAGAGTTATCGAGGCTAACAGAAAGGAGTTGTTCGACCGGGAAATATACAAGGAAATGGGTGAACTTGGTGCCCTTGGGTGTACTATTAAGGGTTACGGATGTGCTGGTGTATCGTATGTTACGTACGGCTTGATAACGAGAGCGTTGGATGGTGTAGATTCAGCATACAGATCAGCCATGAGTGTACAAAGCAGTTTAGCCATGGGAGCAATTTATATGTATGGAACAGAGGAACagaaagaaaagtttttgCCGAGGATGGCTACTGGAGAATTGGTAGGTTGCTTTGGTCTAACTGAACCCGATTTCGGAAGTGATGCTGGAGGTCTCGTAACAAGAGCCAAATATGATTCAAAATCAAAATGCTATATACTAAGTGGTGCTAAGACTTGGATCACAAATTCACCAATAGCTGATGTATTAATAGTTTGGGCGAAAGATGATGAAAACAAAGTAAGAGGTTTTATTGTGGAGCGGTCACAAGTCAAAAAAGGACTCGATACGCCCCGGATCGACGGTAAATTTTCTTTGCGAGCGTCTGCGACTGGCATGATATTGCTCGACGAAGTGGCTATACCGGAAGAGAATTTATTGCCTAACGTAGTCGGCTTAAAGGGACCTTTCGGATGTCTCAATAACGCTCGGTATGGAATCGCTTGGGGCGCGCTCGGCGCGGCTGAAACATGTTTGCGGATCGCCCGCCAGTACACATTAGATAGAAAGCAATTCGGAAGGCCGCTGGCGTCCAACCAGCTGGTACAAAAGAAGATGGCTGACATGATTACAGAGATAAGTATCGGTTACCAAGCGTGCTTGCGAGTCGGACGTTTGAAAGATAAGGATTTGGCGGCCCCAGAAATgatttcgttaattaaaagGAACAATTGTGGTAAGGCTTTAGAAATTGCTAGAGTTGCTAGAGATATGCTCGGAGGAAACGGTGTGTCAGATGAATATCATATCATACGACATGTGATGAATTTGGAAGCTGTAAATACTTACGAAGGGACGCATGACATTCATGCTCTAATTTTGGGTAGAGCCATAACTGGAATTCCAGCATTTGCTTAA